A genomic region of Mustela erminea isolate mMusErm1 chromosome 12, mMusErm1.Pri, whole genome shotgun sequence contains the following coding sequences:
- the ACTL7A gene encoding actin-like protein 7A — MALDSMWAPQASIIGDGPAKKVGEQAPLQSHFLQTASLKDGPAKRAVWVRCNHSEPEEPAKSTKGKEKSKLVVTKAVVVDLGTGSCKCGFAGLPKPTHIISSTVGKPYMETAKTGDNRKETFVGRDLINPGVRLKLINPLRHGIIVDWDTVQDIWEYLFHQEMKIAPEEHAVLVSDPPLSPHTNREKYAEMLFETFSTPAMHIAYQSRLSMYSYGRTSGLVVEVGHGVSYVVPIYEGYPLPSITGRLDYAGSDLTTYLMGLMNNAGKHFTEDQIGIVEDIKKKCCFVALDPIEEKKIPATEHTIQYTLPDGQVINLGQERFLCAEMFFKPSLIKSMQLGLHTQTVSCLHKCDIALKRDLMGSILLCGGGTMLSGFPNRLQKELSSMCPNDNPQVNVLPERDTAVWTGGSILASLQGFQPLWVHRSEYEEHGPFFLYRRCF; from the coding sequence ATGGCTCTTGATAGCATGTGGGCTCCCCAGGCATCAATCATTGGGGATGGGCCTGCCAAGAAAGTGGGTGAACAGGCGCCCCTACAATCACACTTCCTCCAGACTGCCTCCTTAAAAGATGGCCCAGCGAAGCGGGCAGTGTGGGTCCGCTGTAACCATTCAGAGCCAGAAGAACCTGCTAAATCAACGAAAGGCAAGGAGAAATCCAAGCTAGTGGTGACCAAAGCAGTGGTCGTGGACCTTGGCACTGGCTCCTGCAAATGTGGCTTTGCCGGGCTGCCGAAGCCCACCCACATCATCTCATCGACAGTGGGCAAGCCCTACATGGAGACCGCCAAAACCGGGGACAATCGCAAGGAGACATTCGTGGGGCGGGACCTCATCAATCCAGGGGTTCGTCTCAAGCTAATTAATCCTCTGCGGCATGGCATCATCGTGGACTGGGACACAGTGCAGGATATCTGGGAATATCTCTTCCATCAAGAGATGAAGATTGCCCCAGAGGAGCATGCGGTCTTGGTTTCAGATCCACCCCTGAGCCCACACACCAACAGAGAGAAGTACGCTGAAATGCTGTTTGAAACCTTCAGCACTCCTGCAATGCACATCGCCTACCAGTCCCGCCTGTCCATGTACTCCTACGGAAGGACCTCTGGCCTGGTGGTGGAGGTCGGCCACGGCGTGTCCTATGTGGTCCCCATCTACGAGGGTTATCCTTTGCCCAGCATCACCGGACGTCTGGACTATGCAGGCTCTGACCTGACAACCTATTTGATGGGCCTGATGAATAATGCGGGGAAACACTTCACCGAGGACCAGATAGGGATTGTGGAGGACATCAAGAAGAAATGTTGCTTTGTGGCCCTGGACCCCATCGAAGAGAAGAAAATCCCAGCCACCGAGCATACAATTCAGTACACTCTGCCTGACGGGCAGGTGATAAACCTGGGCCAGGAAAGGTTCCTCTGCGCCGAGATGTTCTTTAAGCCTTCTCTGATCAAGTCCATGCAGCTGGGGCTCCACACCCAGACTGTGTCCTGCCTTCACAAGTGTGACATTGCCCTCAAGCGGGATCTCATGGGCAGCATCCTGCTGTGCGGGGGGGGCACTATGCTCAGCGGCTTCCCCAACCGCCTGCAGAAGGAGCTGAGCAGCATGTGTCCCAATGACAATCCGCAGGTCAATGTGCTGCCCGAAAGAGACACAGCGGTGTGGACAGGCGGCTCCATCCTGGCCTCGCTTCAGGGCTTCCAACCCCTGTGGGTCCACCGCTCTGAGTACGAGGAACACGGGCCTTTCTTCCTCTACAGAAGGTGCTTCTGA